In Leptolyngbya sp. NIES-2104, the genomic window TTTCCGTTGGAAATAATTTTGAGTGGCATCCCATAACACCGAGGCGAGATTGGTTGAACCGATCGGATCGTTCTCCATAAAAATCTGTTCGACTTTGCTAGAAGTCACATCATCGTAACGCTTGAACCGACTTGAAAATAGATAAACCGTGATGCCTTCTGGATCAAATTGTTCACACTTACGAGCGAGGGCAAGCGTCGATTCTTGTAGGGCTTCCCAACGGCTTCGACCTCCGGGTTGATCCGCCATAGACATACTTCCGCTTTTATCGAGAATAAGGGTATAGTCCCGATTCTTGAGCGACTCAAAACCTGACATGGGCAACTTCTCCTTTAGAATTCGCCTTCAGTTTTCCCAAAGTATTACTACAGCATGCCAATAGGAAAGCCCGGAAAATTTCCGGGCTTGTTCAAATCCATCAGGGACTATGCCTACTTCAGCATTCCCAGCAATTCAGGTTCAGGAGCGGAAATTTGAGGAGCCGCTAAACCAGGGAAAGCCACCATTTGTTGAGCGATCACTGGAACCGCGTTTCGAGCATTTTGCGCGACTTGAACGGTTTTCACATCGTAAGTTTGGGTAATCAGTTTAGGATAGAGACCGATTGCAACGATCGGGATAATCAAAGCTGCCGTGATGAACAATTCTCTGGGATTTGCATCAAGGAAGACTTCTTTTTCAACCGCTTTACCTTCTTTGCCGTAGAACATTTCACGCAGCATCGAGAGTAAGTAAATCGGGGTGACAATCAAACCAACCGCAGAGAGTAAGACAATGACGGTTTTGAAAACCGAAGTGTAAGCGTCGCTCGTGGTGAAACCGAGGAAGATTGCCAATTCACCGACAAAGCCGCTCATTCCAGGAAGTGCCAGCGATGCCATCGAACAAATCGTGAACAGTGCAAAGGTCGAAGGCATTTTCTTTGCCAAGCCGCCCATGTCATCCATGTTCAGCGTATGAGTACGATCGTAGGTGACACCCGCTAAGAAGAAGAGCGCTGCTGCAATCAAACCGTGAGACACCATTTGCAGAACCGCACCGCTCATTCCGATTTCGGTGAAGGAAGCGATACCGAGCAACACGAAGCCCATGTGCGAAATCGACGAGTAAGCCATCCGACGCTTCAGGTTACGTTGAGCAAAAGAAGCTAATGCACCGTAGATGATGTTGACGATTCCGAGGATTGCGAGAACTGGAGCAAAGTACACATGAGCATGAGGTAGCATTTCCATGTTCATGCGAATCAGCGCGTAACCACCCATTTTTAGCAACACACCTGCCAGAATCATCGAAACCGGAGCGGAAGCTTCACCGTGAGCATCAGGTAACCAGGTGTGCAGCGGGAAAATCGGGAGTTTGACACCGTAAGCAATCAGCAGACCTGCATAAACCAGCAATTCAAAGGACAGTGAGTAGTCTTTCAGTCCTAGCTCCTGCATGTTGAAGGTGAAGTTGTCACCGTAGAATGCCATCGCCAACGCCCCAACCAAGATGAAGATCGAAGCGAGTGCAGTGTAAAGAATGAACTTTGTTGCGGCATAGAGGCGTTTTGGTCCGCCCCAGATTGCGACCAAGATATAGACCGGAACCAGTTCGACTTCCCACAGTAGGAAGAACTGAATCATGTCTTGGGCGCAGAAGACTCCGATTTGAGCTGCGTACATGACGAGCATCAAGAAGAAGAATAGACGCGGTTTGTTCGTGACTTTCCAGCCTGCCAGCATTGAGAGGGTTGTCACCAGAGCGGCGAGAACCACCAGCGGCATCGAAATTCCATCGACTGCAAGCGACCAGTTAATACCCAGTTGCGGAATCCAAGAATAGCTTTCGGTCAACTGAAAATCTGGGTTCTGGAAGTCGTAGTGTTTCCAAAACGTATAAATCGAGAGAACGAGATCCGCCAAACCGACTCCTAATCCGTACCAGCGTACCGTTTTCCCTTGTTTATCAGGGATGAGCGGGATTAGAAGGGACGCTGCAAAGGGCAGCAGAATTAGCGTCGTTAACCAAGGAAAAGAAGTACTCACCATGACATCAGTGACCAAGTTGTAGAGAGCAAAGGGGGTATCGGTCGGTGTAAAGCACCAGTGACTCAATCCGCTAAGAAGCCCAATCAAATCAAAAAGAAGACGGTCAAACGGTGGGCGGCGGGAGTCGTGGCGGCGGAAAGTGTCTCTAAAGCGAGGCGGCGGTCACAATTCCCACAAGGTACTTGGCGGATCAAGCGTTCGAGCGGAGGACAATCCGATGAGGATTTGTACCTACTGAGATAATCTTACTCCAGTTTTGTTAAGTAAAGTGAACTTAAACGACGGAATGTAGGGTTTTTGGCATTGGACTATCAGAAGGTGAAACATAGAAATCCCTTATCCACAGGACTTTCTAGTGATGACACTGCGAAGATTCTCTATGAACCACCGCGTTTACGGATTAAAGCATCCGCAGCCATCAGAACTTTACAATGGTTTACATTATAGTAAGCCGCTGTGAATCGTGACAAAAATTTAACAATTGGCTCTACCGCTTGATGGATGAAGGTTTCAGCGGTTTTATTTGGAGGCGTGCGACTTTACGATCGACATTTCCTAACATTTGACTGAGATAAAAAGTGAGCGATTTCGGACTGATTCGCGGAATTACGATCGCTTCAGCGAAACCATTCCCTGTAACGCTTTGATCAAATAACCAATTTGTCCATAGCTGTAAACGAGATTTTCAAACCGTTGAGCGGGATCAGCGGCAAGCTTGATCGATTTATACAGTCCTCGGATTAAGCGTTCTCCGCCGCGTCGAAATTGTCCGAATCCGGCTTCTCCGGCGATTTGTTCTCGATAGCATTCACTAATTCCTTGCCACCAACCACGATCGAGAAACCACTGGCGTTTTACCCGTTCCGGTGCGACATGATGCGCGACGTGGGCAGTGGGCAGATAGGCGACTTCCCAATCTGTTTGAAGCGCCAGATTGGTCATATGAAGTTCTTCGTTTGAAAGCAAATTCTTGCCGACTCGACCGAGATTGGGATCGAATCCGCCGATCTGATCGAGGAAGGATTTACGAATCGAGTAATTTAAGCCGCGTGGGGTCAATCCGGGACGATCGATTTTCACAACCGTATCTCCCAAATCATAAGCACCTAGATTTCCAGCGAGTCCATCAGAGAGCCATTCGGGGGCTGTGATTCCGTCTGTCCAAATGAGAGTGACTTTACCGCCTGCGATCGCAAGCCTCGGATTTCCTCGATAGGCGTTGTAAATTGTTTTGAGCCAGTGAGGAGACGCGATCGCATCATCATCTAAGTACGCCAAGATTTCACCGTAAGCAAGTTTTGCTCCTGTATTTCGTGCCACCGATAAACCGAGTTCTGACTCGTAAATGTAGCGGAGTCGTTCATCTTTGAGGCGGGATTCAACGACTGAGCGAGTTTGATCGGTTGAGGCGTTGTCTACGATGATGATTTCAAAATCGGCGAAGTCTTGGGCGAGGAGACTATCGATCGCTAAACCGAGATAGCGATCGCGATTGTGGGTGCAGATAATAGCGGAGACAAGCGGTTTCGGCGTGACCATAACAGAACTTGAGTAAAATCAAGCTCAGAGTACCCGAACGCTTTAGTCTTTCATCTTGCTATGTAGGCTCACGAGCGATTCAGCCAATCCAGTAAGGCGATTTTCGAGATGCTGTTTGCGATCGAGCAGTTGGCGAAGTTTGTGATATCTAGCGATCGCGAGACTCAGACTGGGAATCTGATCCGCAGGACAGGGATAAGACCAGCGTTGACCGTCAGCGTTAATTCCACAGAGACGGTATCCGGCTTTCGGTGCGCCTTTCGTTCCGGGAATTGGACTCGCGCAAATCTCCTCAATGTAAGACATTAATTGATCAACTTCTGCATGACGCAAGGTGGAAAGATCACCGAGGGGCTGACCTGCATCGGATTCGAGCCAACCATCGACAATCGGACCTTCAAGATAAAGATCCTGAATTTGGCGCAGGGTTTGATTCAATTCGGCTTGCCAGTTGTCCGCGATCGTTTTCATTTCTAGCAGCAAGCTGGAAGCGAGTGCTGGATTTGTTGCGTTGCGGTGACTGGTGAAACTTGGAGTTTTGAGCTTGGGTAAATTGAGCGGCTTCGGCTCGTTGTCGATTGTGGGAGGAGTGACAATTTCTGGCTCGATCGCTTTGGGGGGCTTCGTGTGCAGATCAAATGAAACCGAACGCTGAGAAACTTCAGGTTCAGGAGTTGGGGCAGTGGATAGGGTCGGAACTTTCTTATTGAGTTGAAGGAGCGTTTCTTCAATCCGACGCAGATCTTTCTTCATTGCTGCTTGAATTCCCTTGAATCGAGGTAAACGTTATTGTAGCGGTGAATTCAATTTCGGGATAGGTGCAGGATGGCAACGCTCATTTTAGTGACAGGAGCCGCTCGATCGGGAAAAAGCGAATGG contains:
- a CDS encoding glycosyltransferase family 2 protein; this translates as MVTPKPLVSAIICTHNRDRYLGLAIDSLLAQDFADFEIIIVDNASTDQTRSVVESRLKDERLRYIYESELGLSVARNTGAKLAYGEILAYLDDDAIASPHWLKTIYNAYRGNPRLAIAGGKVTLIWTDGITAPEWLSDGLAGNLGAYDLGDTVVKIDRPGLTPRGLNYSIRKSFLDQIGGFDPNLGRVGKNLLSNEELHMTNLALQTDWEVAYLPTAHVAHHVAPERVKRQWFLDRGWWQGISECYREQIAGEAGFGQFRRGGERLIRGLYKSIKLAADPAQRFENLVYSYGQIGYLIKALQGMVSLKRS
- a CDS encoding VWA domain-containing protein, which encodes MSGFESLKNRDYTLILDKSGSMSMADQPGGRSRWEALQESTLALARKCEQFDPEGITVYLFSSRFKRYDDVTSSKVEQIFMENDPIGSTNLASVLWDATQNYFQRKAAGKTKSGETILVVTDGAPDDRRAVIDAIIRSTQQMERDEELAITFLQIGNDPGAKQFLAALDDQLSGVGAKFDICDTITMDDMADLSLAEVLMNAIAD
- a CDS encoding NAD(P)H-quinone oxidoreductase subunit 4, coding for MVSTSFPWLTTLILLPFAASLLIPLIPDKQGKTVRWYGLGVGLADLVLSIYTFWKHYDFQNPDFQLTESYSWIPQLGINWSLAVDGISMPLVVLAALVTTLSMLAGWKVTNKPRLFFFLMLVMYAAQIGVFCAQDMIQFFLLWEVELVPVYILVAIWGGPKRLYAATKFILYTALASIFILVGALAMAFYGDNFTFNMQELGLKDYSLSFELLVYAGLLIAYGVKLPIFPLHTWLPDAHGEASAPVSMILAGVLLKMGGYALIRMNMEMLPHAHVYFAPVLAILGIVNIIYGALASFAQRNLKRRMAYSSISHMGFVLLGIASFTEIGMSGAVLQMVSHGLIAAALFFLAGVTYDRTHTLNMDDMGGLAKKMPSTFALFTICSMASLALPGMSGFVGELAIFLGFTTSDAYTSVFKTVIVLLSAVGLIVTPIYLLSMLREMFYGKEGKAVEKEVFLDANPRELFITAALIIPIVAIGLYPKLITQTYDVKTVQVAQNARNAVPVIAQQMVAFPGLAAPQISAPEPELLGMLK